The nucleotide window CGTCTACGTTCAATGGGTGATTTGGCTTTACCTTCAGGAAGGCGCTTGGTTTTTCAACCCAATGGAAGGAATGGGTGCCCTACAAAACCTGGCCCTTCAAGGCGTCTGGAGTCTAAATAGCTGGACCCCAACCGGCAACTCTTTGTACGGCATCTGGGCCTTAGAAGCAGCCGTAATCGTCAGCCTCAGCAGTTTGATGAGCGTTTATTACCTCCGCGACTCGATCTATTGCGAAGAGTGCAAACAATGGCTAGATGACCAAAAACAGGAGGAATCCATCGTGAGTTTGCCCAATGAAGAGCTGATGAACCGAATCTATTCGGGCGATCTCGAGGCCTTTAAAAAACTCCGCACTTATAAAAACACCCAATCCGACTACGAAATCCCCGATCCTTACGCCCGTCTAACCCTCAATCAATGCCCTCAATGCAAAAATTTGAATGTCTTGAGTTTGATCAAATGCAGTTACTACACCAACGCCGAAGGTGAGCTCCAGGTGGCAGAAGACACACTCATAGACAAACTTTTGATCGACAATTTGCTGTACCAAGCCCTCATTTAATCTTTACTTCTAACCTTTTAATCATGCCCTCCGATACCCCCACCATCTTGCTCGTGGCAGGCTGTGTCTTCTTTGCCGTCAGTGTCTTTTCTTTCCTGTCCATATTCATCAACCTTCCAGGCGTACTGGGGAGCTGGTTCGGCAAGAAAAACGAATATAAAATTTTCTTTTTAATGAACCAATCCAAGGTCCGAGGCCTAGTCGAACTACTTCTGATCCCCGTGCCCGAACGTTATCACCCCCAAGGCGCACGTCTCGTCGTGTCCATTCTAGGAGTCCTCGTGACTTATGGAATGATTTTCGGATGGGCTTGATGTCCTTTTTTCGCTTGCCAAACCCTTTCTTCTCCTTTAAGATTACGCGGCATTTGATACCTTTTTATGTCTAAAGTTTGCCAACTCACCGGCGCACGTCCTAAAAGTGGACACAATGTTTCTCACTCCAATCGCAAAACGAAGCGCCGTTATCTTCCCAATTTGATCAAAAAACAGGTCTTGGATGAAAGTTCCGGCACAATGGTCAGCATTCGCATGACCGCTCGCGCCGCTCGCACCCTCGCAAAGAATCCAAGAAAGTTCCGCGATCAGGTTAAATTGCTCGCTAAAAAAAGCTTGAAGAAGAGTATAAAATAAAGTAGACTCAAACCGCTTTCAGAATAAGCACCCAAAAACAGCTCCTTCAAAGACGGGGCTTTTTTTGGGCCTAAAATTCAGGTAGGGTAGATGCTCGTTTCACCTTCAACATGAAAACAGCTGCTCTTCTAGCCTTTCTCAGCCTCTTCACACTCACCGCCTGCCTGACTGGTGGAACAGAGGTGTCCGAAGAACCCACTTTCTCCTAAAGAAAGCGGACAGACCATTACCGAAATGAAAGCGGCATTAGAAAGTGAAACAGGGGCTCCCGAGCTAGGCGCTCCACAGTGGGAATCCCTAAACATCGGAGGTTTTGAAGCGCTCAAAGTCACCGAAGCGGGCATGGGTGGAGGCATCATCACCCTTTATATAGCCAAGGATGAAACGAATCAGCCCGTTTACGAAATCCGCGGGAATTTCTTAAATGAAGATTGGACGGATGAAATTCTCAAAACCTTCCAAGAAAGCGCCGTATTCGTCAGCAATTGATTTGATTTTAAGGCTTATTTCCGCTAAAAAGAGTCCGCTTCTTTCAAGAATTTTGAAAAAGCCAAACGGAGGGGTCGCATAGTGGCCTAGTGCGCACGCTTGGAAAGCGTGTAAGTTCGAAAGGGCTTCGGGAGTTCGAATCTCCCCCCCTCCGCCAGAAATCACGAAAGCAAAACCTAACGGTTTTTTACCAGTGGGACCTACGAGACCCACTGAAAAATCTCTACGCACGCTCAAGTCCTCCTTCTCACCCCTCTGGGCAATAGACGAGAAGAACACATCAAACGTTTAAGGCTTTCCTCATTTTTTCGATCGCTTCTTTGTAGCTTTGGGGCTTTTTGCCAGGAATACTTTCCATAGGCATGAAAACCATTTCACGACCATCCTTTAGAGCTATTCGAAACAGGTAAAGGCGCCCAAGGTGACTCAATTTAGCTTCTTCTATTTCGGAGACCTCAAAAGACCCCATTCCTTCTTGAGTGAATGCTTCATTGCTCCAAGGATTCAGAGCGAGCAAATAAAATCTGTTTTTGGCATAGGCC belongs to Candidatus Peregrinibacteria bacterium and includes:
- the rpmB gene encoding 50S ribosomal protein L28, coding for MSKVCQLTGARPKSGHNVSHSNRKTKRRYLPNLIKKQVLDESSGTMVSIRMTARAARTLAKNPRKFRDQVKLLAKKSLKKSIK